Proteins encoded in a region of the Pseudothermotoga elfii DSM 9442 = NBRC 107921 genome:
- a CDS encoding carbohydrate ABC transporter permease, translated as MILLNLLRKIYKNRYAYFFLLPHFLLFLIFFLIPVGSGIYLSLFDYNVFSKEFVGFENYTSIFGDWLFKKALLNTFIYTFGVVPLWLGKALLVTVLIYPFRKPVQTFFKSIFYLPHVTSSVIISLIWLWIFNPTFGLLNYFIKSIGLNPVIWLGNKLTAMPSLVMMQVIMGGGSTIVLLSAAMASIPEYYFESAKLEGASSWKIFSKITVPLLKPTILYALIMGIIANFQTFSNIYVMTQGGPEFSTITVAYLIYTTAFRDYNLGLASAMSMVMFVILVGLGVLQFKWLGSNVQY; from the coding sequence ACAGATATGCCTATTTTTTCCTTTTGCCGCATTTTTTGCTTTTTTTAATATTTTTCCTGATACCCGTAGGAAGCGGGATATATTTGAGTTTGTTTGATTATAATGTCTTTTCAAAAGAATTTGTTGGATTTGAAAATTACACATCAATTTTTGGTGATTGGCTCTTTAAAAAGGCACTGCTTAACACGTTCATATATACATTTGGAGTGGTACCGTTATGGCTTGGTAAAGCTTTACTTGTCACGGTTCTTATATATCCTTTTAGAAAACCTGTTCAAACTTTTTTCAAATCAATTTTTTACCTTCCGCATGTGACATCTTCGGTAATAATATCTTTGATCTGGCTCTGGATATTCAACCCAACTTTTGGTTTGCTGAACTATTTCATAAAATCGATTGGATTGAATCCTGTCATCTGGCTTGGAAACAAATTAACAGCTATGCCCTCTCTGGTGATGATGCAGGTAATAATGGGGGGTGGGTCAACTATAGTCTTGCTTTCTGCGGCTATGGCTTCCATACCCGAGTATTATTTTGAATCTGCCAAACTTGAAGGTGCCAGCTCATGGAAAATCTTCTCGAAGATCACCGTACCACTCTTAAAACCGACTATTCTGTATGCGCTCATTATGGGGATAATCGCTAATTTTCAGACATTTTCAAATATATACGTCATGACGCAAGGTGGACCAGAATTTTCAACAATTACAGTTGCTTACCTTATCTATACAACTGCTTTTCGAGACTACAATTTAGGTCTGGCTTCTGCAATGTCAATGGTCATGTTCGTTATCCTGGTAGGGCTGGGAGTGCTTCAATTTAAATGGCTTGGATCAAATGTTCAATATTGA
- a CDS encoding carbohydrate ABC transporter permease — translation MKMNQKKFWKNFISLFILFILGFAAFLPLYWMVVTALKPPTLVLKFPPEILPKNPTLVNFKIFFARPYIFRWTLNSAIVAGSVTIARIILCAMAGYAIAKKSFPGSKLFFWIYIASMMVPSQVTLIPLYIIVSNLKMINTYWGLIIPSIAAPFGVFLMRQFMVTLPDEIIEAAKIDGAGEFYTFWKIVFPIAKPAVAVLGIFTFVNEWNDFLWPLIITNTTAMKTLQAGLVMIREEIPMEYALHMASATFAAIPMLVVFFAFQKYFLKGITVGAIK, via the coding sequence ATGAAGATGAACCAAAAAAAATTCTGGAAAAATTTCATATCATTATTTATACTTTTCATACTGGGCTTTGCTGCATTTTTACCATTATATTGGATGGTTGTAACTGCTCTAAAGCCACCAACACTTGTGCTCAAGTTCCCTCCAGAGATTTTGCCGAAAAATCCCACTTTAGTGAATTTCAAGATCTTCTTTGCCAGGCCATATATTTTTCGCTGGACATTGAACAGTGCCATCGTGGCAGGGTCTGTAACCATAGCAAGGATAATATTATGTGCGATGGCAGGATATGCTATTGCCAAAAAATCTTTTCCCGGATCAAAACTTTTTTTCTGGATTTACATAGCTTCAATGATGGTTCCAAGTCAGGTTACGTTAATACCTTTGTATATAATAGTATCCAACCTGAAAATGATAAACACTTACTGGGGGTTGATTATTCCTTCAATCGCTGCTCCCTTCGGCGTATTCCTCATGAGGCAGTTTATGGTTACACTGCCAGATGAGATAATAGAAGCCGCAAAAATAGATGGAGCTGGTGAATTCTACACTTTTTGGAAAATAGTGTTTCCTATAGCTAAACCTGCTGTAGCTGTGCTGGGTATTTTCACCTTCGTAAACGAATGGAACGACTTTCTCTGGCCGTTGATTATAACCAACACTACAGCGATGAAAACATTACAGGCGGGCCTTGTGATGATACGAGAAGAAATTCCTATGGAATATGCCCTGCATATGGCAAGTGCTACATTTGCTGCTATACCAATGCTTGTAGTGTTCTTTGCTTTTCAAAAATATTTTCTAAAGGGAATAACTGTTGGAGCAATAAAATAA